The Bubalus kerabau isolate K-KA32 ecotype Philippines breed swamp buffalo chromosome X, PCC_UOA_SB_1v2, whole genome shotgun sequence genome has a segment encoding these proteins:
- the LOC129639167 gene encoding cytochrome c oxidase subunit 7B, mitochondrial, which translates to MFNLRMFPLAKNALSRLRAQSIQQAVARQIHQKRAPDFHDKYGNAVLASGATFCVAVWVYMATQIGIEWNPSPVGRVTPKEWREQ; encoded by the exons ATGTTCAACCTCAGGATGTTTCCCTTGGCCAAAAACGCACTAAGTCGTCTGAGAG ctCAAAGCATTCAGCAAGCAGTGGCAAGGCAGATCCATCAAAAGCGGGCACCTGATTTCCATGACAAATATGGTAATGCTGTATTAGCTAGTGGAGCCACTTTCTGTGTTGCTGTATGGGTATAT ATGGCAACACAAATTGGAATAGAGTGGAACCCATCGCCTGTTGGCAGAGTCACCCCAAAGGAATGGAGAGAACAGTAA